In one Gossypium hirsutum isolate 1008001.06 chromosome D09, Gossypium_hirsutum_v2.1, whole genome shotgun sequence genomic region, the following are encoded:
- the LOC107891497 gene encoding tetraspanin-3 encodes MRTSNHLIGLLNFLTFLLSIVILGGGIWLSSRANSTDCLKFLQWPLIVIGASIMVVSLAGFAGACYRNTFLMWLYLFVMFFIIAALIGFIIFAYAVTDKGSGRPVLNKGYLEYYLQDYSGWLKDRVVDESYWAKISSCIRDSKVCSKTGRTFNGVPETYDMFSMRKLSPIESGCCKPPTECGYVYVNETLWNSGSGLAATNLDCSRWSNDQQMLCYQCDSCKAGVLGSLKKSWRKVSVINIVVLILLVIFYVIGCAAFRNNKKIDNNEPYGEARMTKTQPSRIHL; translated from the exons ATGAGAACTAGCAACCATTTGATAGGGTTACTAAACTTCTTAACATTTTTGTTGTCAATAGTAATATTGGGTGGTGGAATATGGCTAAGCAGCCGAGCCAACAGCACAGATTGTCTCAAGTTCTTACAGTGGCCATTGATAGTCATAGGAGCTTCAATCATGGTGGTTTCCTTAGCAGGTTTCGCAGGCGCGTGTTATAGGAACACCTTCCTGATGTGGCTTTACCTCTTCGTCATGTTCTTCATCATCGCCGCCCTCATCGGCTTCATAATCTTTGCTTATGCGGTGACTGATAAAGGCTCCGGGCGGCCGGTGTTGAACAAAGGTTACTTGGAGTATTACTTGCAGGACTACTCAGGGTGGCTCAAAGACCGCGTGGTGGATGAGAGCTATTGGGCTAAGATTAGTTCTTGCATCAGGGATTCCAAAGTTTGTAGCAAGACGGGCAGAACCTTTAATGGCGTCCCTGAAACTTATGACATGTTTTCTATGAGGAAGCTTTCCCCTATTGAG TCTGGTTGTTGCAAGCCACCTACAGAATGTGGCTACGTTTATGTCAACGAGACACTATGGAACTCCGGTAGTGGGCTAGCTGCGACCAACCTCGACTGCTCGCGGTGGAGCAATGACCAACAGATGCTGTGCTACCAATGTGACTCCTGCAAGGCCGGTGTGCTTGGCAGCCTCAAGAAGAGCTGGAGGAAAGTCTCGGTAATCAACATTGTTGTGCTTATCCTCCTCGTCATCTTTTATGTCATCGGCTGCGCCGCTTTCCGaaacaataaaaagattgataacAATGAACCGTACGGCGAGGCAAGGATGACAAAAACGCAACCAAGTCGGATCCATTTATAG